The Hippocampus zosterae strain Florida chromosome 19, ASM2543408v3, whole genome shotgun sequence region ATCGAGGACCTCTCCATTCAAAGTAGGACGGCGCCCGCCCATCCCCGtccccggccggacgccgagttgaCGCCGCCGCCCGCTTTGCAGGTCTGGACGCCCTGGACGGAGATCTGAAAGGGCGCTACTACGCCCTGAAGAACATGACGGAGGAGGAACAGCAGCAGCTGATCGACGACCACTTCCTCTTCGACAAACCCGTGTCGCCGCTGCTGCTGGCGTCCGGCATGGCCCGCGATTGGCCCGACGGTCGCGGGATCTGGTCAGAACGCCCGCCGCCGTCTCGGGCTTtggtttttctctttctccccccGCGCTGGCCGCCGTGACCTCGGCGTGCCCTTGCAGGCACAACGACAACAAGACCTTCCTGGTGTGGGTCAACGAGGAAGACCACCTGCGCGTCATCAGCATGCAGAAAGGCGGCGACATGAGGGAGGTCTTCACCAGATTCTGCACCGGGCTCACCAAGGTCAGTCATCAGTCGCCTTCCAAGTCCCACGCGGGAGCCGCACGGGGGGGGGCCTGACGCCTCCGTCTCCCCGCGGCGGCGCAGATCGAGTCCCTTTTCAAGGAGCGAAGTCACGAGTTCATGTGGAACGAGCACCTGGGCTACGTGCTGACGTGCCCGTCCAACCTGGGCACGGGCCTGCGCGCCGGCGTCCACGTCAAACTGCCCAACCTCAGCAAGCACGAGCTGTTTGGCCAAGTTCTCCAACGTCTCAGGCTGCAGAAGCGAGGCACAGGTAGGATCCGGCGACTTTGGCCCACTCCAGGTGGGGGAGGGGCGCCCGTCTCAAGCGCGCTGCGGGCTCTTTTCAGGCGGAGTGGACACGGCGGCGGTAGGCGGGGTCTTTGACATCTCCAACGCCGACCGCTTGGGTTTCTCCGAAGTGGAGCTGGTCCAGATGGTGGTGGACGGCGTCAAGCTCCTGGTGGACATGGAGAAACGCCTGGAGGCCGGAGACGCCATCGACGACCTGATGCCCGAGCAGAAGTGAACCTTTGGCCTCTCGCCCCTCGCCTAATGTCTCCGGGCCGTAGCCCCGCCGACCCCCGCACCGCCACCGGGCCCTCCCTCACTTGAAGTAGAATCCGTCTTACGGGATGTTAGCGAGCCACGTAGATGTCTGACACCTCCTCGATTTTCCACTTCCCCGGTGGAGCAGCTGAAACGTCCCATAATAATGAGAATGCTCCTGATGATGATAAAGTCTGTGAAACACCTCCAAGTCTTTGttagaaacacacacgcacacacacacacgcaggctttGAAGTCGCAGGCAACTCTCCGACCGACTGCGCTGGTCAAGTCTCTTCTGGCCAAGTGGAGGTACAATCCAGCCATTCATGGCTCCACTAAGACAACAACTCCATGGGTGAAATCTGCTAGCAAAGGGCGCGGCTGCATTAAAAGCTTTGGGAGCAGCGATTGGGCAAATCCACACGAGCTGGGCCCATCATCCAATCAAAATATCGCAACGTTATATGAACGTCAACGGCTGAAAACAAACCACAGCGATAAAGTTCGGGAAAAGCGTCAAATCATGAAGCCCGCGGGTCAAGAAAGGTGAGCGTGCTACTCAGCGCGTACAAACAATTGGGCGCGCctgaaaaacatttccaaagtttcttcttcttttgaccCTGAAAAATGCCAAACCGctgaattcattaaaaaaaaaaaccaagatctCAACAAAATGGCGTCAAAAGCAGAACAGAAAAATGGTGCAACTATTCCGCAGTTTACTAAAACTGAAGAATGCTTTCTGAGCCCATTCAATTCCGTAATAATGGAGTGGAGGTAACGAaaaatatttgaggaaatacgggGGGACAAAAGAGGCAGCGTTTGCGcagaggcttttattttgaaaagccgCGGTTGCACCTGGCAACCAAATGAAGCATAttgccactatttgaggaaaaaaaggatgCCTGATTGTGTGACAATGACTTTTCCACCTGCTCAACAATTTGCGAAAATGTTAAAAAGGGATGAAAGGGATGTTGGCAATCTGTAcagggtacccccccccccacaaaaaaaagctgtatcATGTCATTCCAGACAGACAGCAGGAGCGAGAAGACAACAAACGGTCTGGGCCAAGCAAAAATTAAGAGAACGACAACAGAAGATGTCATCTGATGgaggacgggggtggggggggggggcgaaagggAATCTCTGGGAATTACACACCCCGCAGAGACGGATGAAATGCTTCTCAACCTTGGCTTTTGGCAGATGAAGCAAAcagacaaatgaaaacaatcctTGACCAAATTATTTACACTGAATCGAAGTGCGGCGTC contains the following coding sequences:
- the ckbb gene encoding creatine kinase, brain b, which codes for MPFGNTHNKMKMNYSAEQEFPDLSQHNNHMAKVLTPELYAQLRDKETPSGFTLDDVIQTGVDNPGHPFIMTVGCVAGDEETYEVFRDLMDPIIEDRHGGYKPDDKHKTDLDPENLQGGDDLDPNYVLSSRVRTGRSIRGFCLPPHCSRGERRAIEDLSIQSLDALDGDLKGRYYALKNMTEEEQQQLIDDHFLFDKPVSPLLLASGMARDWPDGRGIWHNDNKTFLVWVNEEDHLRVISMQKGGDMREVFTRFCTGLTKIESLFKERSHEFMWNEHLGYVLTCPSNLGTGLRAGVHVKLPNLSKHELFGQVLQRLRLQKRGTGGVDTAAVGGVFDISNADRLGFSEVELVQMVVDGVKLLVDMEKRLEAGDAIDDLMPEQK